TCTATTCATTTTCCATTCGTGTTCTGCTTTCTCTTCTTCACTTCAGATAAACTTTTCTTACTTGAATTGTATGTACAAATCTTTGTCCTTTTTTTATCGTACAATTAATAAACTTCACATTTTTAGAATTTCTAAATATTATTTTCAAATGTTAAGTAATCAGAAATCTGAAAAGTAATCAGAAATATAGCTGCGAGCAGCAATAAACGGGGTTCACAGGATGACAAAGGACGCAAGATCAGTTGGATAACAAAGCAAGCACTCTATCATGTAGGATCTATCTACCTTTTATGTCCAATTAGTGATAGCATTACCATGTTTATCTCTCAATACCACAAGGATGTGAAGTTTAGTATTGTGCTCTAGGTTGGTTATCTTTGAATGCAACAAGTATCATCATTATTAAAATCATTACttaatgtatatatttatatatacattgaCTGGGCAAACAGCAGGAATTCTGGTTTCTCTTTTACCCAAATAAAATATCCACTCAGACATCTCTAGGCATTTCTCTAACTACATTAAGAGATGTACTATGGGCCTACATTTGGAGTTGCTATATGGACTTATGGTTCATGAtacgttttttaaatgttttctgaAATTTCCAAAATGGAGGAAAATCTATCCAGACCTTATGGGTCCTTGATGCAAATTTGTTCAGTATGGGTAAAGACAACTACATTCAACGTTTCAAGTCTAGGTCAATCAGGGTGGCGGATATGAGGTTTTAAGTGAGACTTTATAACAGCGCCGCCTATAGGCCAACCAGTGCCATTATTTTTTACCAAGTTAATCATGGCCAGTGGTTTCTGTTTGCCAAGTTAGAAAAACGTTACCAATCTATCCTTGAGTTATTTGACTATGAGCAGAATACAGAGATTAACAATAGGTTTCACAGCTTCATTGTGAACCAATAAATAGAGACCCATGCCTGCTCTAGACATTCTATGTCTATCTAGTTACAATGTTGTGTATGTTGCATTTCTCATATGTGCTGCTGGTGGAGAGACCCTAGTGTAGCGTGTTACAGAGGGTCTGGTGGTTTTGAGGGACAGGCTGGTGCTTAATCAGGCCTCTCCAGCAGGCGCCGTGTGAGGTGTGGGCTCACTGgaggagtgatagagggagaCCCCACTGAGTCCTGGTGGGCTGGGCGATAGCAGCATGATGGATTTATCTTCCCCTTCCACATTATACTAGATTAACTCGCTACCCAAGAACCAACTGGAAACAGCTCAATGGTGGATGGCTGTTCCCACTGTGTTGACACTATTGGTGCAATGATGAGCCAGTTTTACTCAATTTCACACCTTTTTTTGTGCATTTTCATGGACAGGGTTTTCCTTTAATTCATGTGACAGAGCACCTAGTGTGGATTGTAGTTATGATGGGTCTCACAAACACGGGATAAAGTTGATTCAAGAAAAGGTAGGATGTATAAACAACTAGGTTGGCCTAGTTAATTTACTTTAATAAATTGTTAATTGTTAACAATCACCAATTGTTAATGTCACTCTTATATCCATGGTTATCATCTAGAGTCTGTTAATTTACCTAGTTTTTACTTTTTTAGTTCATAATGTTATGTTCATTATCAACCCCAGGCAGGTTTGCTGAGCCAAATATAGCTCTTATCAGCATACACAGCATGACCGTGCAATTTGAAAATGTGTTTCAGATGTCTCCCAAAGCGTAGAGTACATTATCACACATGTGAAGTATAACTGAATGTGTCAAAATGCTGATGATGACAGACATGTCCCCAAACCACTAGTGCCAACATCACCATTGAGAAGAGAGAGCGGCGGTTGGATTTCATTGTGACCTCAGCTAACTCTTATACCCTTCTTTCCATCCTGGTTATCAAATCCGCTCAGCACCATGAGTTCTGCAAGACGGAAATAAATAAAGATGTGTTTACAAAGAATGCGTCTTTGCAATATCTAAGAGAGGGAAATGGACATACTTTGAGAGGATGTATTGGAGAACAGCACTTGTGATCTTGGCCTTTCTTACTCATGCCATTACAGGTGAGTGGATCAAAACAAATCAATCACATTGGTAATATATTCAAATTAATATTGACAGAACCTTTGTAAATCATAATGGTGAAGCTCTTACATAGAGCATCTATTTCAATAAATAACAGTTATAGGTGACGGTTTCATCAAACAAAGATGTCTCTTAGTAGTGTATATTTTCTTTGTCTTAGAAATGCGAGTGACTGGTCAAACGTTGGATGTGTGTGCCACCTGTCACCCTAACGCCACCTGTGAGGAGAAGGTGGATGGTACCGGCAAAGCTTGTAACTGCATGTATGGCTTTGTTGGTAATGGAAGAACTTACTGTCAAGGTGTGTATCTCCAGGTATAAACTCAAGATGAAGGAATTACTTATCTTTTATCTAATGTGTATCAGTTGTATTCATATTATACTAGTATTTAttgattattttattattttaccaCTATTCTTCTCTCTTACAGACAAAAATGAATGTCAGATAGGAGCCAATAAGATCTGTGGGCAGCATACTGCCTGCCATAACACCTATGGAAGCTTCTACTGCACCTGCCTGGCAGGATACAGCCCTTCCAACAACATGGCCATCTTCATCCCCAATGATGGAACCCGCTGTCAGGGTAAGTTATAGTGATTACTGATGCTGAATACTTCAGCAGCTTTGTAACATTATGAAAAGAAGGGTGACATAAAAATCATTGCCACTTTGGCAGATATGATATGTGATTGTGAGTCTTCTTAAGCTTTATGGACATTAACTTGATGCTAATTTAGAATGAGTGAATGTGCTACAGTCACGCACATATTGGTGCCTAATAACTGGGTACATTACCCAACCACTAACACAACATTCATGTTGGTTCTATCTAGACATTAATGAGTGTAGAGTCCAAGGGATCTGTGGTGAGGGGGGTAAGTGCACAAACATGCAGGGGTATTTTAACTGCCTCTGCCAAGTGGGATACCAGGTTCACAATGGAGCAGAGCCATTCCACCCACACCAGGACAAGGCCTTGTGCAAAGGTAAATAACATCAACCACTTGGCTCAGTATTGTAAGACTTTTCAGTTAAATTATAGGTACAATTCTAAGATAATGGATAATAATCAGAGAGCTGAATGCTTCAAAAATGCATGTTTCAGAATCTCTTTGCCTGCTGCCttatactatactgtagccaCTGCAATAATTTCATGATTTATAGAAAATTTGCAGAATGACAGTAGTGTTATCAAAAACGATGGTATCTGTAGTGTTGTCCTTTTCCCCATGTGTAGCCATTGATTGTGGGCAGCCTCCCTCGGCTCTGAATGCAGTCCAGCTGGCAGCCACAGGAACACATTACGGCAGCGTCGCTAAATTTGGCTGCTCTGAGGGATTCTTCTGGAAAAGCGGGGAGAACTCCTCCGTTTGTGGGGCAGAAAGTGTGTGGAAGGGCCCAAGTCTTGTTTGTGAAGGTAAAATTAATTACATTTTCCCTCCTAGCATTGTTTcatttagatttttgcattcATTCATGTATTTAACATGAGGATGGATGAGTATTTGTTTGTAGAGAAAAATGTTATCATGTACTGCGTATAGGAATGGTCACTGGTCAATGTCATTGCTTTGCCTATCAGAGGTTGACTGTGGCTTGCCCCCTGCCCTCCCTCACTCAGTAATGTTGTGGGATCAGAGCACCAGGATAGGCTCTGAGGTGGTTTATCAGTGTAACTCTGGATATTACAATGTGGGAGAGGGAAATGTATCAGTATGCACTGCCAATGGACAGTGGGACAAGTCAGCTTTGCTATGTGCAGGTAAAATAAATCTTCTCTCTCAGCATTACCATCTGAAATCACTACCTTACATCCATAACTAACTCAGAACTTAATTAACCAAGTGCTTTAACAAATACCTCCTAGGCCATGTTGACCATACCATGAATTATATTGTGTGTCCAAAATATCAGACATGAATGTTTGCCTGATGGAAATTGCACACTGTTGTAATGCTTTCTCTTTATAGAGATAATGTGTGGTGATCCCCCTATACTGCCCCACACTGGGCAGGTGTGGAATGGCAGCACAAACCCTGGCAGCGCTGTGCTGTTTTACTGTAAAGGAGGGTtttatagagaggggggggggaatattTCCCAATGCACTAGAGATGGTTACTGGACAAAGGCAACGTTGTCATGTAAAGGTAACAGTTTTGCCACGTAATACTTTCTCACATATTCTCTTGTGAAACCTCTTTTGAGAGTTTCTGTGATCTATATGTCATGTAGGAATCATATCAGAGAGGCCAAATCTACTACCTATACAAATATCCTGGTGAATAATCTGTTATCTCaaccattctctcattctctgtgtAGAGGTTGACTGTAGTtctccccctgccctccctcACTCAGTAATGTTGTGGGATCAGAGCACCAGGATAGGCTCTGAGGTGGTTTATCAGTGTAACTCTGGATATTACAATGTGGGAGAGGGAAATGTATCAGTATGCACTGCCAATGGACAGTGGGACCAGACATCTTTTATATGTGAAGGTAAAATAAATCTTCCCTCACAACATTACCACCTGCAATCAATACCTTACAAGTTATCCATAACTAACCCATAACTGAATTACCCAAGTGCTTTAACAAATACCTCAGAGGTCATGTTGACCATACCATGGAACAATATTGTATGTGCAAAATGTAAGATATTAATGTCTGCTTGATGGAAATGTGCAGAAATTGCACACTGTTGTAATGCTTTCTCTTTGTAGAGATAACGTGTGGTGATCCCCCTATACTGCCCCACACTGGACAGGTGTGGAATGGCAGCACAAACCCTGGCAGCGCTGTTCTGTTTTACTGTAAAGAGGGATTtcatagagagggaggaggtaacaTTTCCTACTGTACAGAAAATGGTTTCTGGACAAAGGCAACATTATcatgcaaaggtaactgaacatTTCTTACGTACACTGACAGAGATGAAATGATGAGAAATACATGGTTTTTAGCCCCCTGATACAGTAGTAGAAACAAAGCATTATTGATAAATAGCTACATGTCTTCATAAGATAAGACCTGTGGTTGAAATGAAAGTGTTGAAAGTCAAATCTAAATGTGCCTTATGCTTTACATCCAGGATACACATAATCAATTCCATACTGCTTTCCCCCTTAGAAATAATGTGTGGCGGTCCCCCTATACTGCCCCACACTGGACAGGTGTGGAATGGCAGCACAAACCCTGGCAGCACTGTTCTGTTTTACTGTAAAGAGGGATTTCatagagagcgagggggggaTGTTTCCCAATGCACTAAAGACGGTAACTGGACAAAGGCAACATTGTCATGTAAAGGTAATGTATATGACTTTGTCACATGTTCTCTAGTTAAACCTCCTTTGAGATTTTGTGTAATGTATGTATGAATCATATCAGTGAGGCCAAATCTCCTTCCTATACAAATATCCTGGTGAACAATCTGTTATCTCaaccattctctcattctctctagaGGTTGACTGTGGTtctccccctgccctccctccctccgtaatGTTGTGAGATCAGAGCACCTGGATAATTAAATGATTTATAGAAAATTTGCAGAATGACAGTAGTGTTATCAAAAACGATGGTATCTGTAGTGTTGTCCTTTTCTCCATGTGTAGCCATTGATTGTGGGCAGCCTCCCTCGGCTCTGAATGCAGTCCAGTTGTCAGCCACAGGAACACATTACGGCAGCGTCGCTAAATTTGGCTGCTCTGAGGGATTCTTCTGGAAAAGCGGGGAGAACTCCTCCGTTTGTGGGGCAGAAAGTGTGTGGAAGGGCCCAAGTCTTGTTTGTGAAGgtaaaaataattacattttccCTCCTAGCATTGTTTcatttagatttttgcattcATTCATGTATTTAACATGTGGATGGATGAGTATTTGTTTGTAGAGAAAAATGTTATCATGTACTGCGTCTAGGAATGGTCACTGGTCAATGTCATTGCTTTGCCTATCAGAGGTTGACTGTGGCTTGCCCCCTGCCCTCCCTCACTCAGTAATGTTGTGGGATCAGAGCACCAGGATAGGCTCTGAGGTGGTTTATCAGTGTAACTCTGGATATTACAATGTGGGAGAGGGAAATGTATCAGTATGCACTGCCAATGGACAGTGGGACCAGACATATTTTCTATGTGAAGGTATTACATTAGTCATTTCTGTGTGGTCATGACACATTAATAACAATTACATATGATACCAACTCTTATATAACCACTATCCCCTTTTCATATTATAGAGATTGACTGTGGGGAGCCAGTATTTATATCCCATGCTAAGATGCTATGGGACCGGACATCGTTGATTGGTAGTGTGGTTTATTACCAATGTGTTGAAGGATATTACTCTACGAGTGGGAAATGTTATACTGAGTGTGGAGAGAATGGACTTTGGGAGGATATAGAAATTCAATGTGAAGGTGCATTTCTATTACCAGCAATATAATGAAGGTCTTTCAAAGACATGTGTTTTCATTTATATTCAAATGCACATTTGCTTTGTTATTGTACTGAATAACTTAAACATGTACAGTAATGTTTTGTCTCTTTATGTTTAACCAAACAAACCTCAACTGATTTCTGTGAACAGAGTTAAACTGTGGGGCTCCACTAACCCTTCCCCATACTAACATGCTGTGGGACAATACAACTGTCCTGGGCAGTGTGATTGAGTATGTATGTAAGGATGGATTTTACCAGGAGGGAGGAAATAGTCTCTCAACATGTATATCATCAGGACAGTGGGGAATTGTTTCAATAATATGCAAAGGTACGGTAACAATATCTCACTCTGAAGCAAACCCTATTCTGCTGCGTGATCAATTGTCTGTGCGGGCACACTGTAACAGTTACTGCCGTGAACTCATTATATTGTGTCAAAGTGCTCACATTCAAATTGATGTTGTATGTCTATCATGAATGCGCCAACCTATGTAGTAGATGTGCTTTCAGCACTTACTGTTCTGTACCAGAAGGGGGTAATGTTGTATTGGGTAATGGGTTGTAAATTCATGTTTAATCATGATCATGAGTATGATGCAACAAAATAATCCAGACTAGTATTTGTGTATACTGTGCAGTGTAATCTAATATTTTATGGTAATCCTCACATAATTAAATTGATCCACCTTGTTTTGACAGCTACATGTGGACCGGCCCCTGCTCTGGCCAACACAGAGGTGGTGCTGCAGAACACAAGTGTTGTGTTCCATCGTTGTCTGGAAGGATTCCACAGCTGGAGAGGAAGAAACATCTCTGTTTGTGACATCACTGGGAAGTGGCAAGCTGCCACAATGCGATGCAGAGGTATGCATTCATAAATCTGTGAACTAAAGTTAATTTGAAAAGCCTTTTAGTATGTGGAAGGAATTAGTGTAGATCAgtgatttttttcatttcactctTTTTTTTAACACATTGTTTCTCATCCCTTGTGACTACCAGAAATCAAGCCTGCCATCAGCGACTTGGTTGTCTTTAATGAAAAATGTTTGCGTTGGAAAGCAGACAAGTATGAAGAAGACACAGAGAATTACAGAGTAAGTTTACCTTAATAACAAGGACCTTAAAATATGATAATATTATTGATTATAAAAAGTGCTCTCTGAACTTCCTACACCTTGACCATCATTATTTGATCTGTCTATCTGTATGTAACAGGTAGTATTTGTGGGATTCAGGGCCTATCAAAGGTCATTCCATGACAAGAGGAAGAAGCTCCTCAGCTCCACTTCAGACCACCCTGAGATCTGCCTGAACCTGCTGCCTGTTACCAACTACACCATCAGCATCACTGCACTGTCTGCCAGGTTCACCTCCACACTCACAACAAACACCAGCCTACAAGGTACACTATAAACACCCTTGACTAACAATGACAATTTGATTAATAAATATTTGAAGATATTATGAGAAACATGGAGGAGAATATTGACTTTGACTTGGATATGAAACCCAATGTTATTAAATGTGTCAATACCTTCTAATCTTATAGTGCCTCAAGCCCCAGAGATTTTATACAGAGAAATTGAGGCTCCATTGCCCACTTTGTGGCTACGCAGATCAGCTAACACTCTGGACCCAATTAGGTAATTCATAATTTTACCTCCAACGCTCTCCCGTACTAAAAGCTGATTTTGTATCTTGAAATTTGCCCACTGAGGTCTGGCTATTACGACACAAACCCTTTTCTCTTTTGTTCCTGGGTTTACAGTTTCTACCAGGTGTTTGTGTTGCCACTGGAGGGGACTCTTGTGTTTGACTGCAGCTCTCTTAACACCCCAGACTTCTCCAGTCAGAGGAAGCCCCATGGACAGTACATCACTGCCCAGCTCTATCTGAGGGATATAGGGAAAGAGATTAACCTGACTTTGGGCGATGGACACTACTATGGAGGGTTCTACAATGCTCCTTTACAGAACGGCAGAGACTATTACATCATATTACGAGCTGTCAGTCAATGGGGAGGGGTAAGACTAACTGCTATGCATTGGAAATAAAGGATATGTGGAGTTTATTCATATAAAAGGAAGGACAGTTTTGAAGGTCATCTTTAACAAATGATTATTGATCGTGCTTGTTGATCTTATAGAACTCCTGCATTAATAATTAGTCATTCTGTATGTGCCATTGGAACTATTTTCTAGGCTTTCAAGCACTCTTGTGTCATTTGGGCAAAAGTGAGAGGTAAGGGTTCCTTTTCTCATATTTAGCCCACTGTTTTGGTTTAATCAGAttgttgtattgatgttgctTTCTCTTGTTTGGCAGATGTATCCTACATAATGAAGGTTTCATCACTTTTTGCTGGGGGATCAATTGGAGTCTTTGCTTTGGCCATTTGTCTGGGACACTGTTACACTTGGTAAGATCTATCCTAACCTAGTGTGTATGCCTACATATGACATttatgatacagttgaagtcggaagtttacatacaccttagccaaatagatgtaaactcagtttttcacaattcctgacatttaatcctagtaaagattcacTGATTTAGGTCAGgcagaatcaccactttattttaagaatgtgaaatgtcagaataatagtagagagaatgatttatttaagcttttatttctttcatcacattcccggtgggtcagaagtttacatacactcaattagtatttggtagcattgcctttaaattgtttaacttggatcaaacgtttcaggtagccttccacaagcttcccacaataagttgggtgaattttggcccattcctcctgacagagctggggtaACGGAGTCATGTTTgaaggtctccttgctcgcacacgctttttcagttttgcccacaaattttcgATAGGATTGAgattagggctttgtgatggccattccaataccttgactttgttgtccttaatccattttgccacaactttggaagtatgcttgtccatttggaagactgttgctgttgcttcaaaatatctaCATACTTTTCCTGCCtgatgatgctatctattttatgaagtgcaccagtccctcctgcagcaaagcacccccacaacatgatgctgccacccccttgcttcacggttgggatggtgttcttcagcttgcaagcctccccctttttcctccaaacataacgatggtcattatggtcaaacagttctatttttgtttcatcagaccagaggacatttctccaaaaagtacaatctttgtccccatgtgcagttgcaaactatagtctggctttttatggcggtattggtgcagtggcttcttccttgctgagcggcctttcaggttatgtcgatataggactcgttttactgtggatatagatacatttgtacctgtttcctccagcatcttcacaaggtcctttactgttgtttctgggattgattttcacttttcacaccaaaatatgttcatctctaggattcagaacgtgtctccttcctgagctgtatgacggctgcgtggtcccatgatgtttatacttgcgtactattgtttgtacagatgaatgtggtaccttcaggcatttggaaattgctcccaaggatgaaccttgtggaggtctacaatttatttctgaggtcttggctgatttatttagattttcccatgatgtcaagcacagaggcactgagtttgaagggaggccttgaaatacatccacaggtacacctacaattcactcaaatgatgtcaattagcctatcagaagcttctaaagccatgacatcattttctggcattttccaagctgtttaaaggcacagtcaacttagtgtatgtaaacttctgacccattggaattgtgatacagtgaattatacagtgccttgcgaaagtatttggcccccttgaactttgcgaccttttgccacatttcaggcttcaaacataaagatataaaactgtatttttttgtgaagaatcaacaacaagtgggacacaatcatgaagtggaacaacatttattggatatttcaaactttgttaacaaatcaaaaactgaaaaattgggcgtgcaaaattattcagcccctttactttcagtgcagcaaactctctccagaagttcagtgaggatctctgaatgattcaatgttgacctaaatgactaatgatgataaatacaatccacctgtgtgtaatcaagtctccgtataaatgcacctgcactgtgatagtctcagaggtccgttaaaagcgcagagagcatcatgaagaacaaggaacacaccaggcaggtccgagatactattgtgaagaagtttaaagccggatttggatacaaaaagatttcccaagctttaaacatcccaaggagcactgtgcaagcgataatattgaaatggaaggagtatcagaccactgcaaatctaccaagacctggccgtccctctaaactttcagctcatacaaggagaagactgatcagagatgcagccaagaggcccatgatcactctggatgaactgcagagatctacagctgaggtgggagactctgtccataggacaacaatcagtcgtatattgcacaaatctggcctatggaagagtggcaagaagaaagccatttcttaaagatatccataaagagtgtcgtttaaagtttgccacaagccacctgggagacacaccaaacatgtggaagaaggtgctctggtcagatgaaaccaaaattgaactttctggcaacaatgcaaaacgttatgtttggcgtaaaagcaacacagctcatcaccctgaacacaccatccaccctgtcaaacatggtgttggcagcatcatggtttgggcctgcttttcttcagcagggacagggaagatggttaaaattgatgggaagatggatggagccaaatacaggaccattctggaagaaaacctgatggagtctgcaaaagacctgagactgggacggagatttgtcttccaacaagacaatgatccaaaacataaagcaaaatctacaatggaatggttcaaaaataaacatatccaggtgttagaatggccaagtcaaagtccagacctgaatccaatcgagaatctgtggaaggaactgaaaactgctgttcacaaatgctctccatccaacctcactgagctcgagctgttttgcaaggaggaatgggaaaaaatgtcagtctctcgatgtgcaaaactgatagagacataccccaagcgacttacagctgtaatcgcagcaaaaggtggcgctacaaagtattaacttaagggggctgaataattttgcacgcccaattt
The genomic region above belongs to Oncorhynchus mykiss isolate Arlee chromosome 6, USDA_OmykA_1.1, whole genome shotgun sequence and contains:
- the susd1 gene encoding sushi domain-containing protein 1 isoform X1 gives rise to the protein MYWRTALVILAFLTHAITEMRVTGQTLDVCATCHPNATCEEKVDGTGKACNCMYGFVGNGRTYCQDKNECQIGANKICGQHTACHNTYGSFYCTCLAGYSPSNNMAIFIPNDGTRCQDINECRVQGICGEGGKCTNMQGYFNCLCQVGYQVHNGAEPFHPHQDKALCKAIDCGQPPSALNAVQLAATGTHYGSVAKFGCSEGFFWKSGENSSVCGAESVWKGPSLVCEEVDCGLPPALPHSVMLWDQSTRIGSEVVYQCNSGYYNVGEGNVSVCTANGQWDKSALLCAEIMCGDPPILPHTGQVWNGSTNPGSAVLFYCKGGFYREGGGNISQCTRDGYWTKATLSCKEVDCSSPPALPHSVMLWDQSTRIGSEVVYQCNSGYYNVGEGNVSVCTANGQWDQTSFICEEITCGDPPILPHTGQVWNGSTNPGSAVLFYCKEGFHREGGGNISYCTENGFWTKATLSCKEIMCGGPPILPHTGQVWNGSTNPGSTVLFYCKEGFHRERGGDVSQCTKDGNWTKATLSCKAIDCGQPPSALNAVQLSATGTHYGSVAKFGCSEGFFWKSGENSSVCGAESVWKGPSLVCEEVDCGLPPALPHSVMLWDQSTRIGSEVVYQCNSGYYNVGEGNVSVCTANGQWDQTYFLCEEIDCGEPVFISHAKMLWDRTSLIGSVVYYQCVEGYYSTSGKCYTECGENGLWEDIEIQCEELNCGAPLTLPHTNMLWDNTTVLGSVIEYVCKDGFYQEGGNSLSTCISSGQWGIVSIICKATCGPAPALANTEVVLQNTSVVFHRCLEGFHSWRGRNISVCDITGKWQAATMRCREIKPAISDLVVFNEKCLRWKADKYEEDTENYRVVFVGFRAYQRSFHDKRKKLLSSTSDHPEICLNLLPVTNYTISITALSARFTSTLTTNTSLQVPQAPEILYREIEAPLPTLWLRRSANTLDPISFYQVFVLPLEGTLVFDCSSLNTPDFSSQRKPHGQYITAQLYLRDIGKEINLTLGDGHYYGGFYNAPLQNGRDYYIILRAVSQWGGAFKHSCVIWAKVRDVSYIMKVSSLFAGGSIGVFALAICLGHCYTWCCKKT
- the susd1 gene encoding sushi domain-containing protein 1 isoform X6 is translated as MYWRTALVILAFLTHAITEMRVTGQTLDVCATCHPNATCEEKVDGTGKACNCMYGFVGNGRTYCQDKNECQIGANKICGQHTACHNTYGSFYCTCLAGYSPSNNMAIFIPNDGTRCQDINECRVQGICGEGGKCTNMQGYFNCLCQVGYQVHNGAEPFHPHQDKALCKAIDCGQPPSALNAVQLAATGTHYGSVAKFGCSEGFFWKSGENSSVCGAESVWKGPSLVCEEVDCGLPPALPHSVMLWDQSTRIGSEVVYQCNSGYYNVGEGNVSVCTANGQWDKSALLCAEIMCGDPPILPHTGQVWNGSTNPGSAVLFYCKGGFYREGGGNISQCTRDGYWTKATLSCKEVDCSSPPALPHSVMLWDQSTRIGSEVVYQCNSGYYNVGEGNVSVCTANGQWDQTSFICEEITCGDPPILPHTGQVWNGSTNPGSAVLFYCKEGFHREGGGNISYCTENGFWTKATLSCKEIMCGGPPILPHTGQVWNGSTNPGSTVLFYCKEGFHRERGGDVSQCTKDGNWTKATLSCKAIDCGQPPSALNAVQLSATGTHYGSVAKFGCSEGFFWKSGENSSVCGAESVWKGPSLVCEEIDCGEPVFISHAKMLWDRTSLIGSVVYYQCVEGYYSTSGKCYTECGENGLWEDIEIQCEELNCGAPLTLPHTNMLWDNTTVLGSVIEYVCKDGFYQEGGNSLSTCISSGQWGIVSIICKATCGPAPALANTEVVLQNTSVVFHRCLEGFHSWRGRNISVCDITGKWQAATMRCREIKPAISDLVVFNEKCLRWKADKYEEDTENYRVVFVGFRAYQRSFHDKRKKLLSSTSDHPEICLNLLPVTNYTISITALSARFTSTLTTNTSLQVPQAPEILYREIEAPLPTLWLRRSANTLDPISFYQVFVLPLEGTLVFDCSSLNTPDFSSQRKPHGQYITAQLYLRDIGKEINLTLGDGHYYGGFYNAPLQNGRDYYIILRAVSQWGGAFKHSCVIWAKVRDVSYIMKVSSLFAGGSIGVFALAICLGHCYTWCCKKT
- the susd1 gene encoding sushi domain-containing protein 1 isoform X5, giving the protein MYWRTALVILAFLTHAITEMRVTGQTLDVCATCHPNATCEEKVDGTGKACNCMYGFVGNGRTYCQDKNECQIGANKICGQHTACHNTYGSFYCTCLAGYSPSNNMAIFIPNDGTRCQDINECRVQGICGEGGKCTNMQGYFNCLCQVGYQVHNGAEPFHPHQDKALCKAIDCGQPPSALNAVQLAATGTHYGSVAKFGCSEGFFWKSGENSSVCGAESVWKGPSLVCEEIMCGDPPILPHTGQVWNGSTNPGSAVLFYCKGGFYREGGGNISQCTRDGYWTKATLSCKEVDCSSPPALPHSVMLWDQSTRIGSEVVYQCNSGYYNVGEGNVSVCTANGQWDQTSFICEEITCGDPPILPHTGQVWNGSTNPGSAVLFYCKEGFHREGGGNISYCTENGFWTKATLSCKEIMCGGPPILPHTGQVWNGSTNPGSTVLFYCKEGFHRERGGDVSQCTKDGNWTKATLSCKAIDCGQPPSALNAVQLSATGTHYGSVAKFGCSEGFFWKSGENSSVCGAESVWKGPSLVCEEVDCGLPPALPHSVMLWDQSTRIGSEVVYQCNSGYYNVGEGNVSVCTANGQWDQTYFLCEEIDCGEPVFISHAKMLWDRTSLIGSVVYYQCVEGYYSTSGKCYTECGENGLWEDIEIQCEELNCGAPLTLPHTNMLWDNTTVLGSVIEYVCKDGFYQEGGNSLSTCISSGQWGIVSIICKATCGPAPALANTEVVLQNTSVVFHRCLEGFHSWRGRNISVCDITGKWQAATMRCREIKPAISDLVVFNEKCLRWKADKYEEDTENYRVVFVGFRAYQRSFHDKRKKLLSSTSDHPEICLNLLPVTNYTISITALSARFTSTLTTNTSLQVPQAPEILYREIEAPLPTLWLRRSANTLDPISFYQVFVLPLEGTLVFDCSSLNTPDFSSQRKPHGQYITAQLYLRDIGKEINLTLGDGHYYGGFYNAPLQNGRDYYIILRAVSQWGGAFKHSCVIWAKVRDVSYIMKVSSLFAGGSIGVFALAICLGHCYTWCCKKT